In a genomic window of Quercus lobata isolate SW786 chromosome 4, ValleyOak3.0 Primary Assembly, whole genome shotgun sequence:
- the LOC115985806 gene encoding uncharacterized protein LOC115985806 yields MGSNSCSSSSSPNPKKLKFRLSPFLCFLFLFLNFPTATAFFLNPFRKPEISYSQHCNDVVPEPPLSSDNVPVSHSNDFLSFQFVFFSGGIGIFNRTSESGISLSFNPSYIKNTTSHGVHKVKATLNIRDPWKQSVFGQRRLISIRYREDDSVFSVNGYWSESSGKLCMVGSGKSYVGSFSSKYPDVVLKLNYSKNNSIYGSLIGGTLECSHMKSDYNYFEPIVILGLPQNPDYEYALVDKTDCLSAQKGGGDINFSPSKLDRGSDCGSVNCNPLRGSIEYLPSKFAYRGVRFIAKESEFPSPNATLIAEGAWDEKENKFCGVACSILANASVGDCSIGFSLRFPAVISLRNSSSIVGEIWSKKDVKDLGYFGRIGFQSWGRPIDPQGLKYEYTEVEAVRNSCAQGVEIVRGKGKTYPDGFSLDMGFGMLVRNTEGKVTSGFSRPQFVGDVLYVHQDELKSNHSRMLNMSFRMGFKYVADALPKLVIIFAEGIYDRDIGLLCMIGCRYLDFESLGRNLIKNGSLDCETRINIQFPPLHAEKAEIAKGTIESRRSKSDPLYFERLQLSSNSMTTTQAKESIRTVNLGITMVVICFGGLLLGVLFRGRACYPSGLETVLNTRKYLLLATKNCKGIFSINTCTRIATAFSIYCT; encoded by the exons ATGGGCTCGAAttcatgttcttcttcttcttctccaaatCCTAAGAAATTGAAATTCAGACTCAGTCCCTTCCTCTGCTTCTTATTCTTATTCCTCAACTTCCCCACCGCCACAGCATTTTTCCTAAACCCGTTTCGGAAACCCGAAATCTCTTACTCCCAGCACTGCAATGACGTCGTTCCCGAGCCCCCTTTATCCTCCGACAATGTCCCTGTTTCCCACTCCAACGATTTCCTCAGCTTCCAATTCGTATTTTTCTCCGGCGGCATCGGAATCTTCAACCGAACCTCTGAGTCCGGGATATCTCTCTCCTTCAACCCctcatatatcaaaaacaccaCCTCCCATGGCGTTCACAAGGTCAAAGCCACCCTGAACATTCGAGACCCGTGGAAGCAATCTGTTTTCGGTCAGCGGCGTTTGATTAGTATTAGGTATCGGGAAGACGATTCGGTGTTTTCAGTTAATGGGTATTGGTCAGAATCTTCTGGGAAGCTTTGTATGGTCGGATCAGGGAAGAGTTATGTTGGTTCGTTTAGTTCAAAATATCCAGATGTTGTTCTTAAGcttaattattcaaaaaataatagcaTTTATGGTAGTTTGATTGGTGGAACATTAGAATGTTCGCATATGAAAAGTGATTATAATTACTTTGAACCGATTGTGATATTGGGGTTGCCTCAGAATCCAGATTATGAATATGCTTTGGTTGATAAGACTGATTGTCTGAGTGCACAGAAAGGTGGTGGAGATATTAATTTTTCTCCAAGCAAATTGGACCGTGGT AGTGATTGTGGTAGTGTGAATTGCAATCCTTTACGTGGGAGTATTGAGTATTTGCCTTCTAAGTTTGCTTATCGTGGGGTTAG GTTTATTGCTAAGGAATCTGAATTTCCTAGTCCTAACGCAACATTGATTGCTGAGGGTGCTTGGGATGAGAAAGAGAATAAGTTTTGTGGTGTCGCGTGCAGCATTTTGGCTAATGCTTCTGTTGGAGATTGCTCTATTGGGTTTAGTTTGAGATTTCCGGCAGTTATTTCATTAAGGAATTCGAGTAGTATTGTGGGGGAAATTTGGAGCAAGAAAGATGTGAAGGATTTAGGTTACTTTGGAAGAATTGGGTTTCAGAGTTGGGGAAGACCGATTGACCCCCAAGGTCTTAAATATGAGTATACTGAGGTTGAGGCTGTAAGAAATTCTTGTGCACAAGGGGTGGAAATTGTTAGGGGCAAGGGAAAGACTTACCCTGATGGGTTTTCCCTGGACATGGGATTTGGTATGTTGGTGAGGAACACTGAAGGAAAGGTAACGTCGGGTTTCTCAAGGCCACAATTTGTGGGAGATGTGCTCTATGTACATCAGGATGAGCTGAAAAGTAATCATAGCAGAATGCTGAATATGAGTTTCAGGATGGGCTTCAAGTATGTAGCTGATGCTTTACCCAAATTAGTCATTATTTTTGCTGAAGGAATATATGATAGGGATATTGGTCTCCTGTGCATGATAGGATGTCGGTATCTTGATTTTGAATCACTTGGTcgaaatttgattaaaaatggTTCATTGGACTGTGAAACTAGGATTAATATTCAATTCCCTCCACTACATGCAGAGAAGGCTGAAATTGCTAAGGGAACTATTGAAAGCAGGCGATCAAAGTCAGATCCTCTTTACTTTGAACGTCTTCAACTGTCTTCAAATTCGATGACCACTACCCAAGCTAAGGAATCCATCAGGACAGTGAATTTGGGGATTACCATGGTTGTGATTTGTTTTGGTGGTCTGCTATTAGGTGTGCTATTTAGAGGCCGCGCATGTTACCCAAGTGGTTTAGAGACAGTTCTAAATACGAGAAAGTACCTGTTATTGGCAACGAAGAATTGTAAGggaattttttcaattaatacTTGTACAAGAATTGCTACTGCATTTTCAATTTACTGCACATAA